Within the Culicoidibacter larvae genome, the region GCGTTTGGATATTCTTTGAGTATCTCCCGATAATCAAAGGTTTTCTCCTCCCAGTTCTCGAATATTAATCCATCTACAATACCCCAATTCCCTAATCCAGCAACTTGATACCTGCGTGGGTTATTCTTCTTCATACGTTCAAATACGCGTAAATCAGCCTCGTCCAGGAACTCATTACAAAGATAATTAGTGGTGATCGCCATCACATCAGGATCCTCAACATCGAAAAATCGTGCTTTAATCCAGTGTCGCTCATTCCAGGGGTTCATGGTAATAGTAATCTGTTTGAACACTTCACCCTCACCACGGATAGACTCATCAATTTTGTCAAAGTCTTCCTCGCTTAGAATTTCGTAACCCTCTTCAATCCATAACCAGCACAGCTGTCCTATAGGTACAGATATTGAGGTTACTTTTAGCGGGTCATCCAAACCACGGAACAATATCTTTTGCCCGGTATGTATATTGGTAGCTTCCAATGGGCTCACTGTAAAAGTCCACTCGGCGTCAAGCTTTAATCGACGTGCTGCCCAAATTAAATCACTGTAGCAGCTATCTTTAAGTGTCCTAAACGTTTTCCGAATAACTAAGAGGTTTGCTGTAGGGTATTCTTTAAGCCGGAGTATTTGGTTCAATGCTGTAGTTTTGGATTTCTTAGAAGCCCTCGAGCCTTTTGCTACCCGGTACCGGCCTTTATATTTCCAAAAGCGACCGTAACCTTTACCAACAATCTCCGTGAGCTTGATTTCAGTCTCTTTAGTCGTCGGGGAGATCATTAACAATCACCACCGTGCCCTTAACATCCTGCTCAACACGGTCCGTATATAGCGCGTAGCCTTTCCCTAATAATTCGGCTGCTTTATTCCTATCTGACATTCTAGGCTTAACCTCGATAATTTCTGTGCGTTCAGTGATAATCATGCCGCCACCTTTTTGGAAAGTCTTGTCTTGCAGTTTGGTTACCTGCTCCTCAAGCTCTTCGCCACGCATCACTCTAGTTAAGTACTCCCGTATCTCGACAGCATCAGCAATCCTCTCTGATTGCATCTTCTCAAGTTGTTCCTGGATATATTCCTGAACCTCGGGACGATCTAAAACCAAATATCCTTGCTTACGTGCATTCTTTGGCGCATAACCGGCAAATAGTGCAGCCTCTTCTTGACTACAGTCGCCAGCCAGCCATCTGTCTGCCAGCTTCTTATGCTGTTCTTTGATTTTAGCCACTCTGCACACCTCCCTGCGTATTTGGCTATTAAAAAAGACCCACTCTCGTAGGTCTTTTGTATGTAATTCTGTACAATACTATATTATCACTTTATTTGTAGTCATTCGTAGGCATATTTTTTGATTTATCAGCTATTTTTTTCATCGCTCTACGCTTCTTACGATAGATGTCCTGTTTAGAAATATCCAGTAATTGCATTGTTTCCGTGCTTATTTGCGCAAGAGTTTTACGATTTGAGTAAAAATGGAATAATATGGCCCAGTCAATATTGTCGTCCAAAAGATTTATTAATTTGAGAAAATCTCTACTTGGTGCCAACAATTTCTCCTGTTTTTCTTCCAAATCCACTATTTCATTGCCAATGCTTTGCAAACTTTTACTATCATATTGGCGTAAAGTCTTCTCGCTTGATTGTGCATAATACAAGCGGGACCGCATTTTCTCAAGCTGCGCACCTATTTTCAAAGCCTCACCCATTCGGCTGCGCTCTGTTTCCATCACCGCTTTAACTTCTTCGTATGTCATTATCCCACTCTCCAAACAATTACACACTCGGGCTCGCTTTCAGCTACGCGTTTACTCTCAGTGATTTTGTGATCACCGAAGATATCTTTCCGCTTCATCCGGTAGTAAGTACTTCTCTTAATGCACACGTTCCCGTATTGATTGTATGTGGCGGTTGCCAATTCAACAACTGAGGGCTCGCGCGGTGCTAACACTTTTTTTTGTTTTGTTTGCATCCGAAAAGACTCTTCGCCTGGAAACTCCAATCCTAAACTGTTAGCCAATTTCTCTACAGTTGATAACCCCGGAGAGCTAGAACTGTACCAAATCGATGAAAGAAATGGGGCGGAAAAGTCTTTTGCAAAAGCCTCAACAAACTGCTGCAGTTTATATCTTCGCTTTAGCTCAAATAATACCTCCCCGTGCCAGTAATTATTTAACTTAACTTTATTAATCACTTGAGCCATTTATACCGCCTCCTTTATTCGTTTTTTGACTGCTTCAATGAGTTGCTGCTGGTTAATGTCTTTATTTTCAAGGGCAGTTAATACATCCTCGTCAATAGTATCCTTGGCAACAATATGATTGATTATAACCGTTTCTTTTTGGCCTTGACGCCACAAACGGGCGTTTGCCTGTTGGTATAGCTCCAGGCTCCAATTAAGCCCAAACCAAACAATTATATTGCCTCCTGATTGCAGATTTAATCCGTGCCCCATACTAGCTGGGTGGACCAATAATAATTGTATATCTCCATTGTTCCATCTAGCGATATCATCATCACTATCCAAGGTACATGGTTCCATCTTGTCAAAATATTTCCTAAGCTTCATCAAATCATGCTGATAATTGTAGAACACCATGACCGGCTGACCTTGTGCCTCTTCGATAATCTCTTCTAATGCCTTAAGTTTTTCATCATGAATATCAATAACGTTCTTCTCATCATCATACACAGCCCCATTGGCAAACTGCAGCAGTTTGTTTCTTGCTGCCGCCGCTGCTAAAGCGACTATATCCGCATTATCAACCTGTAATATCTGATTGCGTTCAAACTCTTTATATTGCTGCATAGTCTTATCCGGTAAATCAATGCGGATATAGTTATCTATTCGCTCAGGCATATCCAACCAATCAACTGCCTCCATACTGATACACAACGGCTCAATCTTTTTATGGATCGCTTTATCTGCATCTGGCCGCAGCCCCCACTTGTATACAATATGACCGTTCTGCTTAATCGGAGTGAAGTATCTTTCTCGATATCCGGTTATAGTCTTACCTAAAGCCTCACCTCTATCAAGCAGATAGATTTGCGGCCAAAGGTCAAGCAGCCCGTTGGGTGCCGGCGTTCCAGTCAATCCAACAACACGTTTGCTTAATGGACGTACTTTTCGCAATGATTTAAACCTCTGAGATTTTGCACTCTTAAAGCTTGAAAGTTCATCAATTACAACCATATCAAAATCCCAGTCCTGTCCTAATTCATT harbors:
- a CDS encoding PBSX family phage terminase large subunit, which produces MISPTTKETEIKLTEIVGKGYGRFWKYKGRYRVAKGSRASKKSKTTALNQILRLKEYPTANLLVIRKTFRTLKDSCYSDLIWAARRLKLDAEWTFTVSPLEATNIHTGQKILFRGLDDPLKVTSISVPIGQLCWLWIEEGYEILSEEDFDKIDESIRGEGEVFKQITITMNPWNERHWIKARFFDVEDPDVMAITTNYLCNEFLDEADLRVFERMKKNNPRRYQVAGLGNWGIVDGLIFENWEEKTFDYREILKEYPNAKVVAGLDFGYTNDPSAFAILVIDLDSKQIWIFDEMYQKGMLNSEIYSAIESMGYTKEQITADSAEPKSIEELRRSGLNRIKGARKGKDSILNGIQFLQDFKIWIHPICVNAITEFSNYSWDKDKFEKVINKPVDDFNHIPDAVRYAVEDFIIPAPKATVFNKKSILKRRY
- a CDS encoding terminase small subunit, with translation MCRVAKIKEQHKKLADRWLAGDCSQEEAALFAGYAPKNARKQGYLVLDRPEVQEYIQEQLEKMQSERIADAVEIREYLTRVMRGEELEEQVTKLQDKTFQKGGGMIITERTEIIEVKPRMSDRNKAAELLGKGYALYTDRVEQDVKGTVVIVNDLPDD